The Oncorhynchus masou masou isolate Uvic2021 chromosome 14, UVic_Omas_1.1, whole genome shotgun sequence region ggcctttaaggtgTGAGTGGAAGACAATATTCATGCAATATCTGAGCCTTGATGTATATTATTTTAGCCAGTTTTTCCACAGCCATTGCAAAGTCATAGCAACAGAACTCACCCTTACATGTTAATATGATTTATTATAATATTTAAGGCTTGATTCTTTAGACCAGGGGTATtcatcctggggtccagcaaaaataaaaccttttttttttatttcaatgtTTTTATGGATGTCGCTAGCAACAACAGAATAAACACATTTTGAATTACATACATGTGGTAAACCGTTGTTTAACCAGCTAAAAAGCTGCTATTAGTGAAAATGTGTTTGGAGTCATTATTCTTGCTAATAGGCtatgttagagtttacacttcctcttACAATTATAACGTGGGGAtgtcaaaataatgaaaaaccatCGACTGAATCTATATACTTTAAAATGTTGATTAGGCTACTTCTCATTcccattatcaaatcaaatttaatttgtcaaATGCGCCGAATAAAGCAGGACACCTGAGTTTTCAAAACAAATGTTTCAAATCTCCACATTTCACAGGATATCAAGGGAGATGCTCACATGCGCTTgcacacactgactcacacacaaccacacaaactAAAGGTcactgtagaccttacagtgaaatgcttacgttcATCTGAAAAcatcaaaatgtttttttgttcacATATGATGGGGTCCCTGGGTTGTCCGTTTGCCTGGGTGGGGTCCCTGGCCGAGAAAAGGTTGAAGACCCCTGCCTTAGACTATTCTATATTCGAAGACGATATGTATAGGACTATTCTTTCTGTATCAATATCTTTCTTACAACAGTTGATAGTAACTGGATCCTGAACCTTTCCCAGTCCAGAGTCTGTGGTGTACAGTATAATTTCATGTTGAATGGTAAAATGTGTGATgaatgtcgtggaaatttccttaattaccaaatgatgagagagcaaatcacacaccagtcagagttatgcttaatcttcacctttaataataattaagcttttgcaatagcattttgactttcaacagttcagtatctctaatgaaaagttgagagtgcccaacataatggcaaatgggatcctttatagcaaagatccaccccccccccccctagacgacatgacaaaccacaggtctcacaggaacttacacaaagaaagactttacttcagagaggaatatcccctagccagacagagttggctataaattatcgttcagtttggtctcctaaacaaagctcttatctcgtccttggtacaaaatggtaccaagacattaccccaccctatgatatatatcaaattgtcatttagatacaaccaattctaaatacaaccaatcctggacaagctcacggagaggagagtgaggctataggtCAAGATAGGAACAACAAAAGagggagcatagaatgattccagacactgccatcctcctctccccgatgggaaaagtagggagtgactggcacacagacacagtggagcaaaagatatgtttacacatgatgacaccttgacctctcccttctctgcggcccaagcaacttagtcctgacagagaacagataactgccaatggccaccactatagtacaacaaaatacattcttatgagaaataactcataagcatatcatgaaaataaagcatcttatctatgttacccaactaattctgattaatcCCCAACATGACCGCTCTAATAATGAAGGGTGTGACCTGTACAACTGAGAAGATGACTCATTCCTGTTTTAGATAATAGCCTATTCTGTATGAACTGGAGATTCAGctttttaataataataaaacaatatgaattgattagataagtaaataataaatacataatgTAATAAACCATGTCAAGTATTATGATTGTGTTTACCCATGACATGTTCTTCTGGACGATACAGTAAGGTGTGTTGCGACACTGCAGGTAcagacaatatacagtatacatttcACACTTTCACAATGCAATATAGGAAATAATATGGTTGACAATATTAGGATAAAGTAAGATGTGTCCACCACACATGAGTTATTAAGTACCCATAATAAACGTTGGTTCCAAGATAAGGTGTTACATCTGAGTGTTCACAAACTGTTCATTTTTCACATGGAGTAGTCAACAGTACTCCATGCACACTTAGTAGATATCTGTTGTCGTGTCTCTGGCTATGGATTAAatgctattttatcaaatcaattctctgtaattattattacctgattaaactaatcatgtcaatttaattaactaggaagtcgggggaACACAGAATAATAccaaaataatcacacagaattacatatacacaggatggattatacattgattactaatcatgtcataaaagaaaacgtccctagcggaagAAACCGATATGagggctggttacacaaagaaaggttGTTAGGGTTggaatgaaagagcgggaagactgggGAACAAAATGACTGGGTCTCTATTGCACCTTGtgaagctatgctatcgtaaatacagaatcttatgcatccTAATAACCGCCCATTCGGAAAAGTAAAATGTTAGACGAAATATTTACACTGAGCTGCGCTTCGATAGATGGGTCGAAGATGGAAGGCTGGTTTGCCCAGTAGAGATCGcccttgtcctttgaagaatattTCTGTTCGTAGTACcctgtcgtcgtgtggtagaGCAGATACGTTGTATTACCCTGTTGTTCTGAAGAGATTGTCTCCTTTCCTAGGACACGAACGTTTACAGCTGCAGCTGATAACTTGACTTCTAGGATGTATAActtcttctttagtgaataagagttcaaagttcattcCATTTTGTCATAATCAGCTTGCCATGATCTACACCCGGGTGGTGGTAATGTCACAACCATACTCTCCCTGCTCTCTGATCAGAAGAATGAGAGATGTGGCAAAAAGCTAGAGGAGATAATTGCCATGTATCCAGAGAACCCCCAAAGGATTGACCTTGACCAAACAGAACTGATCAACTTCATTTTCTCTCAAATAGCTCTTGCTTGTGTTTTACCTGGTTCTTCAAAGCTGGTTGCGCTTACGAAGCTTCAAGATCTGAGCATGAGATTTTACAGGGAAGGCAGCAGGTCAGCAAGTGCCTTCTTTTTGCTTTCAATCTTATTCTGGCCAGAGGATCCAAATGACAACCGTTGGAAGGAAGCTAGCTCTGCAAAAAATGAAAAAGTCTTAATCTCAGCAATTGATGACCTTCAAAGACTATGTATGCTCAAAACAAAACCACGGAAAGGGAGAATAGTGACtcactacagggaggaggtgagggccctcggagtgtggtgtcaggaaaataacctcacactcaacgtcaacaaaactaaggagatgattgtggacttcaggaaacagcagagggaacacccccctatccacatcgatggaacagtagtggagagagtagcaagttttaagttcctcggcatacacatcacagacaacctgaattggtccactcacacagacagcatcgtgaagaaggcgcagcagcgcctcttcaacctcaggaggctgaagaaattcggcttgtcaccaaaagcactcacaaacttctacagaggcacaatcgagagcatcctggcgggctgtatcaccgcctggtacggcaactgctccgccctcaaccg contains the following coding sequences:
- the LOC135554550 gene encoding uncharacterized protein LOC135554550; translated protein: MYPENPQRIDLDQTELINFIFSQIALACVLPGSSKLVALTKLQDLSMRFYREGSRSASAFFLLSILFWPEDPNDNRWKEASSAKNEKVLISAIDDLQRLCMLKTKPRKGRIVTHYREEVRALGVWCQENNLTLNVNKTKEMIVDFRKQQREHPPIHIDGTVVERVASFKFLGIHITDNLNWSTHTDSIVKKAQQRLFNLRRLKKFGLSPKALTNFYRGTIESILAGCITAWYGNCSALNRKALQRVVRSAQGIIGGKLPALQDTYTTRCYRKAIKIIKDIYHPSHCLFTPLSSRRRGQYRCIKAGTERLKNSFYLKAIRLLNSHH